Within Limanda limanda chromosome 17, fLimLim1.1, whole genome shotgun sequence, the genomic segment TGGTCCCCTCTTTCTGATGGTCTGTTTCGGGGGTTAACACTTGGTTTtggggttagaattaggtttagggttGGGTTTAggtatttagtttggatggATAAGGTTAGGGGAAGatgtattttcatttcataacatgaggaacatgagaggGAACAAACCAAATCCCTGAGATCCCCGTAAACAGCAATGATATAGACACACTagaactttaaaaacaaaaaaagcagaagCAGCAAATCGTTATGAGGAAATAAACACGATAAAACCACAGGATGTCAAACTGATGAGTATTGATAAATATCAGTGTGGATATTCAAGTATTATTGCACATGAAAAGAGTCTTTATTggcaatgagtgtcctcactataGACGtacaaacatgtttgtgtgtgtgtgtgtgtgtgggatcaAAGCAGGATGAAAGCCAGGGCACACGTCTAaattaagaaaatgtttgagcCGGGGGTTAAAATATGCAGGCGGTTGTTTGTGTGCctgttcgtgtgtgtgcgtgtgtgtgtgtgtgtgtgtgtgtgtgtgacaggatgAAAAGAGTTCACAAACCACAGGATTTCAACCTCATGGGCCTGAGGCAGCATAAAGACACAGCTCCCTGCAGCCTCATCATTTCCTCATCCTCATTCTTttggtgtggggggggtcacATGTTTGCTTTTTGCAGGTCCAGCAGGTTATTTCCAGCCCCGTGCTCCTGTGGGAGGCGGAGGAGGGAGCTGTCGACATAAATCATCCCACAGTGGAGAGACATGTTGTGCAGGAGCTGACCCAACAACTGGGAACTGCAACTCACATCGAACTCTCGCGATGTTTGGGGGAAGTCTCGTTCCATCTCTCCGGACTGGAACAAAAAAAACGGGCTGTGATCAAACCTCAGATTCACACTCAGCTGACGCGGCGCTGGAGGAACGAGGTGAGAAGCTCCGGCTGTTTATTCCTctttattgttatcattatcaTCACTATTTCTCAGTGTGGGAAATAACGCACAGGATTCTGCAGCGCGGAGCTCCGGACTCTGACACCTTCAGATGCCAAATACCGTCCCctggttttttcctctttgtctccgCGGTAACGGTCCGGGTCCcggagccggaccgggaccgggacccggaGCCTCGTGCCCCCGACGGGAGGAACAGCTCGTTCCCCGCGGGTCAAAGGCGACATTGTGTCCGATCTGGCATCCGCCGGCGGCTGCAGCGGACAGGACGGTGCGATGAGAGTCCCGCTGCTTCGTGGCGCTGCTGCtccacatgcacatgcacacgcacacacacactcacacacacacacagactcacttaTCAACAATATGTGCATCGattgatcaataacatgttctgACGAGAAATATTTAGGTCAACACAGAAAGGTGCGTAAAACCGTTAACAGACCAACGTTCATCCCAAAATATTGATTCAATACAGTctcattacttttttttttaatctttgtagCATTTATCTATGTGTTATTCCACATGTATGCAGCTTATAGTgatatataataatgataaacttTAGTTAGACAGCTTAGTTACAAGGTGCTTTATAAGTgaaaaatgaaagttaaaaaagatAGATCACAGATACAGATgaaaaagagtaaaaacaaggtgaaaaagcaataaaaaatggttaaaataGACATTAagatggtaaatggtctgtatctATATAGGGATTTTCTAGCCTCGATGAACATtgacccattcatacagtgcatccatGTGCAGCTCGCTGAAtgaggaagactgggatcatACGCTGACTTTCTGTTTAGAGGATAACCGCTCGACCCCCTCAGCCACGGCTGCCCCCCAGAGATCAGAAGCAGGAGAAAGCCCACGTGTAACAACGtgtgtttaaacatttaaaagggGATCAGGAGTCAGACCTCAGGGAGAGGGGGAGCCCTGACAGAAAAGGCCCACTCACCTCTGGTCCTCATGAAAAGTCAGTGTGGCCTTCACTGAGATATATTTTGTACatcacagttttgttttgtatgtAAAATCTTTGCTTTTAAAGTAGCATGACAGTTAAGCTGTGGATTAAAAAGCAAAATGTTTCCCTGAGGTTTAAAAAGCTGTGGAGTCATCTGTTGTGTAGTGGAGTATATAAAGTAGTAGGACACGGGAGTATTGTACTTGATTAGAGCAATCGAGTCGCTGTACTTACTCTATATTCCACCATTAACAGAGGTCAGGGCTTAATATTTGCTGCCCCTGAATCGTTTGATACGATGCACATCAGTGGGAGGCCGTTAATCCGTTGGtgtgcagggaggaggaggaggaggaggaggaggaggaggaggaggaggaggaggaggaggaggaggaggaggaggaggaggaagaggaggagtggagagaggAATGATGATTTTCCATGTCAATGGTCCTCTCTTCGCTGCAGGAAAGAGGGAATAATATGAGGACTGTTGCACCAGCACTCCACATTTAGACGTGTGTCGGAATGGAGACGCCCTTCGACTTTCAAACTCAACAGGAGGGAGATATACTCTGGAGATAATGTGTAATTAAGAAACATGAGCGGATGAGATATGCTGCAGGTAGAACACACCCTGTGTTTGTCCTCTGCTGCTTCAGGCTGCTCTCCACAGGGTAATGGGCTATTTTGTCGGTCTGCATGAGCCCAGCGAGCTTCGGCTGTGCACACAGAACGTGTCTTAGTAAGGGCTATAAAATATTTGCTCCTGGCCTCCACGGTCGCTAACATAGCGGCTTTCATACACGCTCGGGGATATAAGTGTTCCAACGCTGTACAGTGGTGGTGGAAATTATATTAAGGTGGTTCAAGCGTTTTGTAAAGGGGTCAATCATTCAGCAGAAAGGAAGAAGCAAACTATTGTGAATTCAGGCTGGAGGCATCTTGCAGTTTGCAATGTGTAAATTTCCATTACACCATAACCCATAGGAAGTCGGGTACGTGCGGCACAGCAGGACACTTGTGTCAGTGCAAAACTTATGACTTCACAGTGTGCAGGGCCTCGGAGCCTTCAGATATTTGACAAGCACTCGTGATTTTACTGCTGGGAGTGGGAGGCAGGTGAGGGAGAAGTTCAGTGTGTGCCTCGCCAAAACTCCAGCTCAACAAACTGTCTCGCTCCAGTTCTCCAGCTCTTATTAAGCAACAGGAACACTTGAATGTTCTCTGCTGGATTCTTTTTGTGTCGACTTCTAGTTGTCTGAATAAGAAGGGATATAAAGAGGTAAGAAATTCAGCTGCACTTGGATCACgaccttgtttgtttttttctctacaCTGCTGaattccttgtgtgtgtctagTGTCTGTAGCACCAACGCCATATCTGATTCCAGAGATGTGAGTGGAAAAATGGAATAAATAACcgttgtctctgtctctctctgtgtgtgtgtgtgtgtgtgtgtgtgtgtgtgtgtgtgtgtgtgtgtgtgtgtgtgtgtgtgtgtgtgtgtgtgtgtgtgtgtgtgtgtgtgtgtctgtgtgtgtgcagggcgCTGCAGCCATGGAGCAGAGGTGAGTGTGAATCCATGGACCCTCCTGCCGTGCACCAGCATCATGCAAAACCCGATCCCACCACACGCTCTGCTATAGCGGCTGTTTATTTATCGCCATGGTGAGAGGCAGCTTCTGGACATTAgctctgttgccatggtgacccCGTAGCGAGAACCCTGGCGAtcacataaaaagaaaaacaaaaataatccagGTAACTATTTTCAATCTGCTGCCATGGCGATGCTGTAAAGACACCCTGTATACTCGTGAGCCTGTTGCTATGGTGACCCTGTAACAAAGCAACAGTCGCCATGGGAACGTCCAGGATGTTCCGCATTTTCGTGGTCCTTGGCTCGGCCTTCAtgatcctcctcatcatcatctacTGGGACGACGTGGGGGCGTCTCATCTGTATCTGCACACCCCCGTGTCGCCGGGCCCCAAGatccctcaccctcctcccaAGGCGCCGCCTCAGACCTCCCGCACGCCATCCTTCCTCTCCGACATCGACGCCTTCGTCAACCAGTTCTTAGAGCCGGGAACTGGCGAGCCCACTGACCCCGTCCCTGTCGACACAGGCAACCAATCGGAGAAGGCAGAAGAGCGATACGTACCACGACGAGAGTGGAAGATTCACCTGACGCCCGTGGCAGCAGAGCTCCGGGAGAGACAGGTTCATAtctgacattattattattattattattattattattattattattattattattattattattattattattattattattcattgtaGAAGTAGCTGCAGTAGTAAATATTCAATTGATATTATTAATGCATATGTAATTGAAGGAAAATCACTCGTTACTGATAAAATGAATAATGGCAGTGTTCCAAAAGTGGAAATATCAGTTTCTAAACAGGTCAATGGGAGAACAGGGAGCTCAAATGCAGAACTTATCTGAATCCTGATTGGTTGACAGCAGCaaatcctttctctctctgtctttctttctgaaatCTGCCAATAACCTTCTGATGACTTCTGTGCTTATtaaaaagttgtgtgtgtgtgtgctttaggAGCATCGGCGGAAGTTGCTACAGGAGATGTGCGCTAACGACAGTATCGTGTTTCCCGGCAAAAATCGTTCCTTTGACGACATCCCCAACAAGGAGCTGGATCACCTTATCGTGGACGACAGGCACGGCATCATCTACTGCTACGTCCCCAAGGTACGCCGACATCCCCATCGTGTTCCTGCTCTCTGTGAATGCATTAGATCAAATAAGAGCTGAAGCACTTGGCTGTGGTTTTTCATACAGTGAAGCTCGACTTACACAAACGCTGCCGAGCTGTTGTTTCTGCCCGTTTCTCCTCTGCTGGTTTTCACCTGCCCATGtgctccctgcctcctctcaggTGGCGTGCAGCAACTGGAAGCGGATCATGATCATCCTCAGTGAGAGCCTCCTGCGTGACGGAGTCCCCCAGAGAGACCCGCTGGCCATCCCCCGGGACCTGGTGCACAACAGCAGCATGCACTTCACCTTCAACAAGTTCTGGAAACGCTATGGGAAGTTCGCAAGACACCTCATGAAGGTCTGTTAAAGTATTTTACTTTGTTGTTCACCCAGAGAATgtaacagtccccttatgaagccacattttaattcactagatcAAGATTTGTTTCTGTAGAGTCATCGCTGAGGTCCTTGATTGTGTCCTTACTTGCTTCCtgttattattttctgtttccttcaCCATCTCTTTAAATTGTCCGTTATTCTatatgtgtaataataatatttgtgtGTTCCTTGTTGAAGGTGAAGCTGAAGAAGTACACAAAGTTCCTCTTCGTGCGGGACCCCTTCGTGCGCCTCATCTCCGCCTACCGGAATAAATTTGAGCTCCGCAACGAGGACTTTTATCGCCGCTTCGCTCAGGTCATGCTCCGCCGCTACGCCAACCAGCCGACTCCTCCCGCCACTGTGGACGAGGCGTTCTCCTCGGGCCTCCACCCGACCTTCTCCCACTTCATCCAGTACCTCCTGGACCCTCAGACCGAGAAGGAGATGCCCTTTAATGAGCACTGGAGGCAGGTGTATCGGCTTTGCCACCCGTGCCAGATTCAGTATGACTTCGTGGGCCACTTGGAGTCGGCAGAGGAGGACGCTGAACACCTACTCCGCCAGCTGCGCGTGGACAACGTGGTGGAGTTCCCCACCTCCCACAGGAACCTCACAGCCAGCAGCTGGGAGGCCGACTGGTTCAACGCGGTGCCTCTGGAGGCGCGGAGAGAACTCTACAAGCTCTACGAACCCGACTTCAGGCTTTTTGGCTACGAGAGACCAGACTCGATCCTCAATGAGTGACTCGGGTTTCTATtccaacatgttttttatgtgATGAAGTGAGTGACACCTCTGTTCCCCAGTCTTGTCTGTTGTACACTGAATGTCCACATCATTAGGGACACCCACTTCTCCTAGAAAAGCACAGTAATGAAGTGAAGCCTGGTCAAAGTCATCATCCATCATTCTTTAcctttttaaatgacaaagatAAAGAGAAGCACACAGGTTCGAGTGCAAACAGCAGGTGTCCCTAACATTATGCACATTTATTGTCGTCCTTAACTCAGAACTCCACCGAGCGTCTTGCACACTCAACGTTGATGTCACACCGCGCCTGCGAGTTGCGGCGTCACAGCTCGGTTGTGACGACCACGCAGGCTTTGTAGCAGAACGTGGCAGAGAGACCTCGCCGAAGTGATGTCACCGGGCGCCACGTCAGCGAAACCCTTTTGGTTCGTGATGGTTTTGTGATTAGATTGGTTTTATTATGTAGTTGCACTAGAGATTTAGTCGTCAgctaatttattttacattgtgCAAGGGAATGTTTATATTGAGCATGAGAGGGATTTTTAATGTTGAAAATACTATTGAACGCTGTCGGCTTCAGAAACAGGTGGAAACGTTTCATACCTCATACACAGATTGAAAAGATGTTCAAACCTCCACCTCAAAACATGAAGCCTCCTGCTTCTTCAGACCAAGGTTCATTAGCATGAAGAAATCCATGAAATCGTGTGTGACCGGTATCATTTCTGACAGTATTTCCGCAGCTTGCTTCCTGTGACACATTCCGGGCAGGTTGTAACGCCGCTGCCTCGGCTCGGAGAAGCACAGCCGCTCCAGCGAACACTGGACTGAGAAGCTGGATTTGTCTCAGCTTGTCTTTGAGACGTAAAGCTGGAGTTTCCACATTCTTTTGATTTCACCTCAGCTGTTCATCCACAGACCAGATTTTCCTAAAGGGAACGTTTTTCTGTCATTGCCTGTTGTCGTCATcgtctttgtgttttcatgcacaAACTGCAGTTATTAACGTTGCTCTTTACCGGAGACCCCTGGAGAgtgcagcccccccaccccccccaccctgactATGATCAATGTTTGTAAGGGCAGCATTCTAAAGACGCAGTGTTTTGTAGCAAGGAGATGAACTAATTACACCAAACAGACAGAGTGTTATTGAGCAGGTACAATGCTAGGCTAATGCGTTGTTGTGAGCATACGTCACCCTACACAGGTCAGGGTTGGTGTTCAGTATTCTAAATCCAATTGTAAAGTCGGTGCAAGTTGAGGCTAACGTCAGTGTTAATGTCTGAGTATTTTATAGGGGAATTCCAGTATTATTCACCCTATGTTTATAAACGTGGGCGTGTCAATGAATTGTACTTACAAAAACATTTGGAACTATTCCAGTAGATTGTCTCAGTGGCTACAATGTTATCTTATAGGGCAACAGTCCATGAAATTGGGAAAGGCTCAAGTCCGCCAATATGTTAAACTCAACGAGAAATCTTAAATCACTCTACAGCACAGACATTATTATTCTGTAGCCACAAGGTCACAGCAACCACAGGAACTCCACCAGTTTCCATAGCTTTGCAAACCTCCCTCCTCAACTATATCGGAAAAAGATTAAGCAACGTTCCCATCTCATGCAACAATCTAAGAGAAGTAAAAGTGAGACTTCCCGTTGAGCAAGACATGTATAAGTTTCCGAAACTCTTAGCAAAGACCTAGAATAacaaatttgattattttatagCTGGAAAAAAGCACTTTTAGTCGACATTTTGAGGGACTGTCGCAGTTTTCCCATAAGATTACATTGATACACTGTCGCTGGTGCAGACCGGACTGGACCAATGCATTTACACACCCTCATCTATAAACATAGGGCCCGGGTTGAAAACACAAGTAAAGGTTTGCTCATGGTTGGATTTTGGTTAAATCCCATCACGATAAGGACAAGGATCGGATCATATGATTCATATGGAGAAATGGATGAGAAGAAAGTGCCTTTGGTTGCAAACGTTTACACagcaaaaaaagtatttttgtagAAGGACTTAATTTTTACACAATACAGTGAGAAGCTGTTTGAGGTCCATTTAAAGTACTGGGCCTTGTTTATGACGTGTGATTATAGGAAGTAGCGGAGCCCTTCAGCCGATTTGCCTGAATCCTCTTTTCAGTGGTTGTGTCCGGTGGATTGTGTCATTTACGACAATGGACTCTCGTGTGGCTTGTACTTCACCGGATGTCCTGGACATGCTTTGTGCCATGTTGTTCTGCAAGTCACTAAGATTGACGTGTTCGCATGGTGTCGTCTCACTGCCTTTCGGTTTATTTCTtttctatgagtgtgagatGTTGTGTCAGAGGGGACACTGTTGTTtctaaattcaatcaaaccttattaaatgtcagtgtctgTTTTCCCCTAGCAGCATAACAAAATAGGAAAACACACCTTTTTATCCCGCAGTCACCTTACCAGTGTTTGGATCGCCAAGTTAATTGTATTTTCATatctctttttgtatttttgttatGTTCTTTTACTGTATTTTCTTATGTGACTGTCCATATGTTTTTCTCTGCTGTGCAAATGACAAGACTATAAAATGGAATAATTTTGTAAGTCAAAAAAAACCCCcctgctgtttatttattaacagAATAAAACCTATGACTACATTCTGCTTTTGTAACGAGGGAATCAATCATCATGGGCTTTTTGTTCAGCTCAGAGTTTGATGGCCACAACGTTACTGCTCTGAACAGATGAAATGTTTGTTGAAGCTGCAACACCAAACTCTGTCCTACATTTTGACCTCATTCCGCATCCTAACATCAAATAGTGGCACACAGCAGTGTCTGTTTTTGTAAAACACGCATTGTTCCTCCTCCCGTTCACGAGGAAAATGCAAATTCAAAGTTTCATCTGTATCATGATGCCATTCATCGCCTGGTCTACATACTACAGAAATAAAGGTGGTGGGGCATGAAGGAGGATTTATCAGTCTCTCTTTGTCTCAAATGAATGTAAGAAATTACATATTCTCAGTTTTATAATACTGGCACTAAATTAATATTGACCTGCCACATTAGCATATTATCGAGTGTGCTCAGAGAAGAATTCATCACGCTGTTGTCTTGACAGCGTGAAGCAGAACAGTCACATTGTGTGGTGAGGAGTGACAGGAAGTCCAgtaggagggggggaggaaaaaTTTTCAGATAACAACACAATCAGTGGAGCACACGGAAATGTTAACAGGAAATACCAACTGCTTTTTCTTTAAAGACGAGGAGACATGTGGAAGATTGAGCTTGAAAAGGGTCATGAACATGGATGCCTCTCTTAAACTGGAGGTCCGTCTAAGACAATCCACGTACTAATTATTGGCTGAACACTCGATATGTTTATTGTAAATTGTCACAAAAAAGTGCATAAATCGTATAAACTTGAGTAAAAGCCAAACTCATGAACAGTCATTAATCAAATTCCGTTTAATTTTATGAATAATATTGACCCTGAAATCATTGCAGACAAACTAGGTAGGATGAACACTTTTTTAAAACTACAGCAGCTGTCAGAAACTGGGTCGAACcattattctttaaaataaaagcacagcatTCATTTTGTTGCTGCCCTGCTTTATATAGAGCTGAATTGCAgaggttttattgtgaaaggttGTTGCTTTTGATCACAAAAGATTGTGTCGCTTGAGTAAATGGTTGAAACTTATATAAAAGCCACACACAAggacagtaataaagcaaattcagtttaattttatgaaaaatattgactataaaatcttcattgcagacaAACAAGGTAGAATTAGCACCCTTTTTTAAAACTACATTCTGAAGTAGCTTAAGAAAACAGTCCATTTCAAACAGGCAGCTTTAGATCAGGCCCTGTACGAGTACTTTCTTACTTCTAGCACTTTGTGGTGTCCATTGTGGTGATGAGTGTATTAAGTTGACTTCACATTTTGTCAGAGAGATTTATGTGGAACAAGCTGGACGTCTTCTTCTCCAAAAAGCAAAGGTTCTTCTCCCCGACAGTCACATCCtcagctcttcttctctctcactcatcAGTCCTCCACACTCCCTTTGACGAGGTATCCACTGAAAGTGATGTAGACGTCCACGTCGTCACTGTAGATGGcattctccctctccctcttgtACATTCGGACCCACACCTCGTCGCCCAgatccagctccagcagcagactCTGGCTCTGCATGATGGAGCGGTCGCTGGGCTGGGCGTACACGATGGCCTGCTCCTTGTCGTTCCGCATGATGTGCACGTACGTCTCCTTGAAGTTCCACGTGTGGATGTTGACGTTGAAGAAGTAGATCCCTGGGACGTGGCAGAGGAACTTGCCCTCGAACATGTTGAAGTGGCCGTCGAGGTTGACAAAGACCGTGTCGAACACCAGCGCCTGGTACGACTCCAGGCTGTGCAGGGATTTGCGGCGGCCTACGGAGAAGGCCGAGTGCTGGACTTTACAGGCGTCTCCTGGAAGACCTGCCTGGCCCTTAGTGCCTTCTGAGCCCGTGGCCCCCCTGGAGCCCGGGGGGCCTTCGGGTCCAGCTTTACCAGGTGTTCCTCTGTCGCCTCGTTCTCCTCTATCACCTACACAGAGTGATAGTGGTCAAACTTCTTCATAATACAAGAGAGTAAGAGATTATATTGCTCACAAGAGACAAAATGACAAGGTGAAAAGAGGCTGATAACACATTAATTCATATCATCATTAATATATtagattttatttgtgttttctttttactcaAAGTTATTTAGAATAAAGTTTATAgttaaactgtcaaatatcTAGTATCACTGACAATTATCTGTCATGAGTCTCTGATAACAACATCTtgtgaaaaaaacatatatatatatatatcagcttatataaaaaaatatatagtttgtCAATAGCAAACAAAAATCCACATTGTCTGGGCTCTAGTCAACATAACAGGGAGTGGACCTCATCATCTCTGGAGTCTCACGCCCTGGATGACTTCATGTCTAGAAAAGGAATCCTTTTTGTTTGCTTCATTTGCAAATTGTACTAAATTCCACATCACGTCCTTCTGGGAGTGACAGAGTTATGTTTAgatttccattcattttttataaagtaagtctcttgttttgtctgaaaatctgcagtttgtttttcaccaCATGAGTAAGTCCAGTGTCCGGTTCGAGTCCCTTTGATCTACCTTTGAGGATGGTCATGTTGATGTAGGTGCGGACCTCCGGCACATGATCGAACCCAGCTGTGGTGGGCTGCTCTccgctgccctctgctggctcCAGGTCATCACAGCAGTGCCTGCAGAGGACAGGGGGAGACCTC encodes:
- the LOC133023483 gene encoding complement C1q tumor necrosis factor-related protein 6-like, whose protein sequence is MLGVLLLLSLSSLVDLVPPPRSPPVLCRHCCDDLEPAEGSGEQPTTAGFDHVPEVRTYINMTILKGDRGERGDRGTPGKAGPEGPPGSRGATGSEGTKGQAGLPGDACKVQHSAFSVGRRKSLHSLESYQALVFDTVFVNLDGHFNMFEGKFLCHVPGIYFFNVNIHTWNFKETYVHIMRNDKEQAIVYAQPSDRSIMQSQSLLLELDLGDEVWVRMYKRERENAIYSDDVDVYITFSGYLVKGSVED
- the chst12a gene encoding carbohydrate sulfotransferase 12, with product MGTSRMFRIFVVLGSAFMILLIIIYWDDVGASHLYLHTPVSPGPKIPHPPPKAPPQTSRTPSFLSDIDAFVNQFLEPGTGEPTDPVPVDTGNQSEKAEERYVPRREWKIHLTPVAAELRERQEHRRKLLQEMCANDSIVFPGKNRSFDDIPNKELDHLIVDDRHGIIYCYVPKVACSNWKRIMIILSESLLRDGVPQRDPLAIPRDLVHNSSMHFTFNKFWKRYGKFARHLMKVKLKKYTKFLFVRDPFVRLISAYRNKFELRNEDFYRRFAQVMLRRYANQPTPPATVDEAFSSGLHPTFSHFIQYLLDPQTEKEMPFNEHWRQVYRLCHPCQIQYDFVGHLESAEEDAEHLLRQLRVDNVVEFPTSHRNLTASSWEADWFNAVPLEARRELYKLYEPDFRLFGYERPDSILNE